The sequence below is a genomic window from Flagellimonas marinaquae.
GGTAAAGCTTCCAAACTCGGTAAAGATATTAGGCACATCCACCCCGGCTTCCTCGCATGCTTGACCTATTTGATGAATGATCTCGTCCACCATATATTCATAATCATACTCGAACGCCAAAGAGTTTTTTATGGGAAAACCACCTCCAATGTTAAGGCTATCCAAGGTGGGGCACACCTTTTTAAGATTGATGTACACTTTTAAACACTTTAACAGCTCGTTCCAATAGTAGGCCGTGTCCCTAATTCCCGTATTGATGAAGAAATGAAGCATCTTCAACTGCACTTGGGTGTTGGGTTTTATGGACTGATTGTAAAACGGAACAATGTTTTTGTACCCAATACCCAATCTAGAGGTGTAAAACTCAAATTTAGGTTCTTCTTCGGAAGCAATTCGGATTCCAATCTGGAATTTGCCTTCAATGGCTTCGCCCAACAGGTTGATTTCCTCATAATTGTCAATAATCGGGATACAGTTCCTATGGCCATGGTTTATTAATCGGGCTATATTTTGTACATATTGGTCTCTTTTAAAACCATTACAGATCACATAGGTGTCTTTTGTGATTTTACCTGTACTCTTCAAGTGTTCCACAATGTTGATATCAAAAGCGGAAGAGGTCTCGATATGGATATCGTTCTTTAGTGCTTCGTTCAGTACATGTTCAAAGTGCGAACTCTTGGTGCAATAACAATAGTGGTATTTTCCGGCATATTTATGTTTTTCAATAGCTGAATTGAACCATCCCTTTGCCCTTTGAATGTTATGTGAAATTTTGGGCAAGTAGGTAAACTTTAAAGGTGTACCGTAGCGTTGCGCCAAATCGTTCAGATCTATGCCATGGAATTGAAGTTTATTGTCTTTTAATTTAAATTCTTCTTGTGGGAAATCATAAGTCTGCTCGATCAGGTCGATGTATTTTGTTTTCATTTTGAATTTCGTAAAAAAATGTAATTATTGATAGATAGAAAAGGTTCTGAAGTAC
It includes:
- a CDS encoding arginine decarboxylase, producing the protein MKTKYIDLIEQTYDFPQEEFKLKDNKLQFHGIDLNDLAQRYGTPLKFTYLPKISHNIQRAKGWFNSAIEKHKYAGKYHYCYCTKSSHFEHVLNEALKNDIHIETSSAFDINIVEHLKSTGKITKDTYVICNGFKRDQYVQNIARLINHGHRNCIPIIDNYEEINLLGEAIEGKFQIGIRIASEEEPKFEFYTSRLGIGYKNIVPFYNQSIKPNTQVQLKMLHFFINTGIRDTAYYWNELLKCLKVYINLKKVCPTLDSLNIGGGFPIKNSLAFEYDYEYMVDEIIHQIGQACEEAGVDVPNIFTEFGSFTVGESGGNIYEVLYQKQQNDREKWNMINSSFITTMPDSWAISKRFIMLAINRWNEEYERVLLGGLTCDSDDYYNSEQHMNAIYLPKYKKDKPLYIGFFNTGAYQETIGGFGGLQHCLIPNPQHILIDKDEEGNIKTRVFAEQQTAGEFLSILGYGNKKSADVLVEANNLPVPSNN